Below is a genomic region from Numenius arquata chromosome 8, bNumArq3.hap1.1, whole genome shotgun sequence.
TCGAGGCTTCTTCTGGTCCTGCTGCTCCTTGGCTTTGAGGCCAGCCAGCGGCTGCGGGGGGCTGGCAGCCGTGTGCCGCCAGTAGCCCTGGCAGTACTGGTCCAGGAGTCCCATTTCAGGCTGggtgaggagctgcagcaggtcCTGGTAGCGGGGAGTGGGGGCACCCGGCAGGCCGGGGGGGGTCTCCGCCTGGACCAGCACGGCGTGGACGGCGCGGCTGCTGAGGACGCGAAGCTGCACCTTGGTCACCGTGTGCTTGAAGTTGTTCTCGGTGGCGGTGCAGGAGTAGAGGCCGCTGTCGGAGAGCTGGAGGGCGCGCAGCAGCAAGCCCTGCTCCGTCCGCAGCACCCGGCCCTCCACCCGCAGCTGGGGGGGGAGAGGCGACATGACTCAGCTGGTTGGTGCCCGGCCCCCCCCCAGGGTCCCCTGGCACCCCCGGTGCACCACCCTGCCCTACCTCTTTCCGCCGGTCGCTGTTGTCCTTCTGCAGCAGCCACTTGATGCTGGcctggggggagcggggctggcactCCAGGAAGGCGGTGCTGCCCTCCACGCCATACTGCACGGCCTCCACCGCGTTCTTGTTAGCTGCAGGGGTGGACCACGGGCAGCCAGGTCACATGTGCCCCTCcgtgcccctgccctgctgccctccTGTGCAGCCCACAGGCTCTCCAAGGGAGAGCTCCTGTCCACCTCCAGCCACAGGTctgcctgctccccagccacccaGGAAGTGTGCTCCTCCTCTAGTGTAGCCATGCTTCTACAAGGgtgtctgtccgtccatccatccatccatccacctatcCATCTACCCACCCATATTCACATTCCGCTGAAGAACCATCCATTCATTCATCCATTCATTCATCTACACACCCATCAAGCTGTGGTCATCCTTCCCCCACCGTATCCATCCATCCCTCTACCCACCCATCCAAATCTGCTCATTTTCCTCCCCAACATACCCACCTATCCATCCATGTTCCATCCCCAATGTATCCATCTATCCATCCGTGTTCATCCTACTCCCCGATATATGTATCCATTCACCCATCAATCCCTCCAttcaaccatccatccatccatccatccatccatccatcagtgctcatcctcatccccattgTATCCACTCATCCATGTCTATCCTCCTgtccatcatcctcctcctcctctttcatcAATTCATCCATTactccacccatccatccatgaTCACCCTTTTCCCATATATCCACCCATAAAACCATCAACCCACCAGGGTTGGATggtgcatccatccatccatccatgtcctCCTCTGGTCGCTGCTCACactttcctgctccctgccctccagacaccccccccccccaaccccccagttgctgtggggctgtgccccaGACCTCACTCACCGTTGGAGTTGTAGCCTCGGCACTGGCGGATGGGGTTGCCATGTCGGACGTCCTGCCGCCGGCTCCGcctgtggggaggtgggaggtaagcggggcagcctggggctggggggtctctccctgctgctcccccccggctccccgtACCTCTTGGAGGAGGCAGAGTAGCGAGTGCAGGCGCTGCCGTCCCAGGCACAGTAGGGGTCCCGGGCCAGGCAGCAGTCAGCACAGGCTTCCCCATACACGTCGCAGCGGTGCAGGGCCAGATGAGTCACACCGACAGCCGAGGACACGTACAGCTGTTGCTGTTGGGGGGTAAAAAGAGGATGGGGTGAGATGCTATCTCATCCCCACCCTGCAAGGACCCCCCAGAATGAGCTGCAGCCTCCTGGACCTGGGACTGGCCAAGACACCAGAGCCGCCTGAGACCACTGGAGCCAGATGCCCTGCGGCCACCCGCATGCCTCCCACCAGCCGCTCCAGAGCTGCGGTGACACTGGGCAATGCCACAGCTGCGCCCACGGTAGGATCTTCCTGTCCCCCACCACACGCCGTGACTCACCCTCTTGGAGGAGATGGTCATCGTCTTGATGGGTGCTGGCACCTAGACAGGAGCAGGAGCAAAGGAGATGGAGGGGTGACCACCTGCCCTGGcactgcagccctggggaggcccACTGCATGAGGGCCCACCCCAGACCCCCCTTGCTCCCAGGCAGCTGGGGTGGGCCCTCCAGAGCCAGCCAAGGGgtgcctggtggcccaaggggcTGGATGATGTTCCAAGGGGTGGCTCGTGTCCCAGGGGGCTGGTTGGCTGCGTTGAGGACACTCAGCAGAGGCTGGAGGACAGGCCAGCCCTTACCTTGAACACCTCGATCTCCTCTAGCATGAGCTCCTCCGTCTCCATGTCATCCCGGGGCAGCACGATGACCTTCTGCACGGTGCCCCGATCTGCAAGACACCATGGTGCCCAGGTGCTCAGTACTACCCCTGGGCACCCATGCCATCCCCTCCTGGGAAGGGggtccctgctggggctggggggaggaaggactCCCCAAGcccatccccatctctctccTGCTTCAGTGGGCAGCTGTGCCTGGAGTGCAGTGTACCAGCTCAGGTCACCGCAAGTGGCGAGGGACTGCCACCACCCAGGGCAGGGTGAGGACAGCAGCTGGGAACGGGCACCGGGGCAGGGGAAGGACCAGGATGGATCACAGGGGCTCTGGGATGCACATTAGAGCAGGGGAAGCACCAGGGTGGGCACCAGCGCCCCCATGatgggcagcggggctggggaaggaccGGGCAAGATGCTGGTGCCTTTAGGATGGGCAATCGAGCAGGAGAAGCACGAGGCTTAGGATGGGCAATGGGAAGCATGAGGCTAGATCACAGAGCCCATAGGATGGGCACTGGGGTTAGGAAAGGATAAGGCTGGATGGTGGGGCCCTGGGACATGGAGAGGATCAGGTTGGATGGTGGCATCTCTGGGATGGGAGGTATCATGCTGGATCCTTGGCCCTAGGGCCAGGGACTAGGCTAGAggaaggaccaggctggatggtgtgGTCTGTGGGATGGgcactggggcaggggaaggaccaGGCTGCAGCCTCGAGGAGGGACAGGGATCTCAGGGCAGGGGTCTCAGCCCCTCGCCCAGCTCCAGCATGGCAGAGGGCACCGTGCTCTGGCCAGCCCTGGTGGTGCCCGTGCCCTCCGGGGCCGCGCCGGAGCATGCTGCGTTCCCCGCGGTGCGCGGCGTGGGTACCTGTGCCCAGGAAAAGCACCTCATAGCGCCCGTCTGCTGCATCCACCTGGTCGACGGCCACGGTGGTGAAGCGGTAGTTGACGTTGGTACGGACCACCAGTGGCTGGCGGTGGGTGGGGTAGACAGCGTGGTACATCAGCGGGTGCGCGCGCATGAAGTTGATCACTTCATCAGGGTAGTCCTTGGTTGACTTCATGGATGGGGTGAAGGTCCCCCCAGGGCACTGCAGAACAAATGTCACCAGCACTTGATGACCCGATATCTGGACATGGGTCTGAGGGTGACAGCTGCCTGACAGGTGCTGGCTCACCTCCCTGTGCATGCCCGGGGAGTACTTACAGTGCCCGGCCGGGGGTAGGGCATCTTGCCCGTGTAGGGCATCCACTGGTAGTTGGGTCCCTCTTTGTGTGCGAAGGGCCCGTTGAAGACCATGCGGATGTCAGCCATGGAGTAGACACAGACAGCAGAGCCTTTGAAGACCGACCTGGGAGGAAGAACCTGCTGCCACCCTCTGCCCACCACCAGGGCATCACTGAGAACCCTACCCAGCTGGGGACCCCCCTCCTCCGCTCTGTACTGGGAGGGTCAGCACTCACCCTGAAGCAGAGAACACAGCGTAGATAACAGGGTTCTTGGTGTCCTGAGTCTGCTGAATGAAGACGTCCTCTTGGGACAGAAAGACAGAGGTGTCACCATGGGAGAGGCAAGACCCCCTCCTCGCACCCAGGATCACTGGGGCAGGGCAAAGAGCAGCTCCGCGTGGGAGAGGTAAGAGGTGGGGGGCAGCaagggggtccccagccctcctcAGGGTGCTCCCCAAGCCCACAGAGGTGCAGAAGGCCCCTGGCCCCTGCCTCGCCCACTCACGGAGCTCGTCGAAGTGTGTTTCAATCCCGTCGGGTCCCGGCACGGAGCAAACAAGCCGGGCCTTCAGGAAGGTGCTCCACTTGTTCACGAGGCAGCAGTGGCCCCCATCGTCGTTCTGCAACGGAAGGACCCCCAtgctcagccctgcctgccccctctgcccgctcccctgcccagccaccCCTCCACCTACCAGGCAGATGCGCCCAATGCGGGAATAGACCCCAGGGCTCAGTGGGGCATCGGCCGATTTCTCTCGGAAGAAGAAGTAGAGCTTGTCGTCGTTCCTCTCGCTGCTGTCGGGGATGAGCTGGGCACGGACGAAGGCCGGGTCTGgaatggcacagcatggcaccgtcagcccagcagcacccctgCCCCATGCCACAGTGGGATGCTGAACCCCCTTTCCTCCAGCATTGCCCTACTCCTGGAAAAGCACTGCCATGGTCACAGGGCAGGTGCTGGATCTGGACAAGAGCTCCAGAGGTGGGCTGAGGATCTGGGTCTCTCTGGTGATTATTGGTGCTCTGAGAGAGGCTCAGAGCATCCCTGAGGTCCCTGGGAACATCCCTGAGGTCCACAGGGTGGAGTGCTCTAGTGGCTCCATAAGCAGGGCTGTGGGAACTGGTCTTTCCCCCCAGGGAGGAACCACACAGCCTGGAAGCTTCTCAGGAAGCTTCTCCCTGCCATCCATCAGCCGGTGCCCAGCCTGCGCTGACAGCTCCCCCTCTTCAGGTTACCGCCCTGCCGGCTCCCCGGCCCGGCAGGATCAGCCCATCTGCTCTGCTCTGTTTACTCAGCTGCTGCCCCACAGGCAGGGGTGCTccggggggggcaggatgagCGCTTGGGGTCACTGATTGCAGGCGACATGGTTGACATCTCAGCCCTGCAGAAACCCATGCACAGGCTCCGGCAGAGCCCATCCCATCTCTCACCGGCTGGCTGCTCCCACCACCCAGCAAAGTTCCCAGCATGTCTGTCACCATGCTCCACACAGCTatccctctgctcctctgcctagatttccatccatccatccatccatccatccatccatccatcccccatccatccacccactcATCCATCATACACCGATCCATTCATTCATCCACTCATCCATCCATTATCTGCCTATCCATCATATGTCCATCCATCATCTGTCTACCCATCTGTCCGCCCACCTATCCATCCCACACCACCACTCATCCACCTGCCCATGCTGGCTACTGTCTCTGTCCTGGGAGGAGGATGCAGTACAACATGACAAGTCTCATCTCTAGGGCTAGAGTTGTGGGGTCCCCAGGGAAACTAGGCCAATGACACCCAAACTCACCATTGAGCCAGCGTGAATTGTACTGGTCTGTCCTCATGGCTGTCTGCTTGCCCATGGTGCGGAAGATGGCTGCGTCCGTGCCCATGAAGTCAATGTAGACACCAGCATAGAGCTCTTCATCTGCAGAGGGCAGAGATCGGCTGGAGACCCCCACCTAGTCCCATCCAtccaccttctcctgctccaccagGCTCcatccagctccagccccagccattAGCCACCAGGCAACAAAAACCCACTGCCTGTGGCCATCCCAGAGAGCTTGGGAGGTTGGCACTGGTCTGTAACCAGGACTACCGCCTCTGCTGGGccaggtgcccaaggactgggcATCCTGGGTGCCTGGCCTAcagctggagcaggcaggggtgggcaggggcaggaACCCAACTCCTTGGGAATATCTGGGCAATCCAAGAAGATGGTGGGAGCAGTTGTCCCATCTTGCCTGCATGTTCCTTCTGCTTGATGCAGGCAGTGCTGGCCCCGGAGAGCTACGGGACTCACTTATTAACGCAGAGACGGTGTCTACTTTGGGGTCATAGGAGCACTTCCCCTTGCCCGACTCCAGCTTGTCTGGCTCCAGGTAGAAGATATAATCCTGAAAAAGGAAGCAAACCAAGGAGCTGGTTAGACTTTCACCCCTCCCATCCCTGTGGCACCTTCCAAAGCCCACCAGGAGAGGCAGCCTCCTCCAGGATGGAGTCCAGCAGTGAGGACAGATGCGGATGGACCACACCAGGGGTCTGCAGGTCTCCTGAGAAGCTGAAGACCCTGTGAGCTACTCTTCTGATGTTTCTGGGTGCTTCTCCATGCCCTCCATTGCTTGGAGACTTGGCTGAGCCACCAGGCTGAAAGGGGACATCGATCCCCCAGGCCCGCTTCTGGGCAAGCAATCTCCCTCTGGCCACCTCTTCGCTCCAGCCACGCTACACATCACCACTTGGGTGGTTCCAGGTCACGCAGCTCCAGCAGCTTCAGAAGGCAGGGTTTGGCCAGTGGCACAGCTTGGCACAGCTCAGCTGATGGACCCACCACGTTCTTCTTGCCAAGATCCATTTTCCAGCAGGCACCGCCAGGGTGACATCACCGTGAGATGCTGCACCCGCTCTGGGGGACCTGCCCCACGCCGTTAGAAGCCTTCTCCCCACTGTCGCCTTTGCCTTCCCTGTGGCCATACTCAGCACTGTCACGCGTGCCCAGCCAGGGACGAGACCCACATGACCTCTGGAGACGCACACAAATCCTCAGCCAGTGCTGGCTaggggcaggcagggccaggctggccCAGCCAGGTCACCCCTCACCCTGGCATACAGACCCCCGGAGACAGGACTAAGCAGCAGCATGGCAGCATGGAGAACTTCAAGCAACCAAGTCAGGCTGGCGAGGCTGTGGCCAGCCTCTGTCGAGAGGCGAGGGGGGTCCTTGAAGAGCACCCAGCTCCAGGAagggcaggaggggtgggagcCAGGATGCTCACTGCGCACATCTCCCACCAGAGGGTGTCCTCATGCCAGCTCCTCCTGGAGCACCCTTACCCAGGGATGGCCACGGCCACACTTCTGCCCTCCCCATCGCAGCACCGCGCTGCCTGTACCACTGTCACCACTGTCACCACCACAAACTCCTCTGCTTGACGCCGGTCCCACTACCAAGGTGGGCAAACCGGCCACACCATCACCCTCCTGGCTGGGCAACCCATGAGTCGTCACAGTGCCAGCACTGCCATTTGGCTCATATGTCTTGAACTGCGTCGGAGCTGCCAGAAAGTGGGGAGGTGGTAGCCCCCAGGAAGCCCCTCCTCAGGGCACAGGGAGCTGCACCAGGGAGCTTCTCCCTGCAGATGCTGGGACCAGATCTGGTAGGGAAGAAGGAACTGGGGGGCCCTGACAGGGCTGAAATGGCAACAGTGCTTCCCCACTGGGGAAGCTGGTAGCAGAAGCTGCCCAAAGCCAGTGAGATGCTCACAGCCGAGCATCACCCTCTGCCCTCCTACCGCCCACCCTCAGAATAGAGAGactggaggggacagagggatgggctGCCACAGGGTGCCCGCACCCCACACACTCCCCAGCCCATGCACCAACCCCCGTTAGTCCAGAGAGGAGAGGCTTGGGGGGTGACACTGTCAGGGCAGGCTGGATGCTGGGTGACCCCAGAAGCCGGGGATGCCATCGCCTCCCTGAGCCCACTTGCTCACAGGGCAGGGTGAAGCAGCGGTTCAATGACGTTTTTGTAGACCCTACCAAAACACCTCCTGCACATTGCCCTGGCATCCTCCCTTGAACTATCCATAGCCCCATGGCTCTGCTGACATGTGGCCCTGCTTCCAATGGACACAGAAAGCCCAGAGCCGGGAAAAGCTGTCGGTTGGGCATGGGGAGCCACCATCCCTGACAGTGCGCCCCGTAGGGGACCCATGTGTGGCCTGGGAGAAAGGAGTTAGTGAAAGAAAGAGAGCAGAGACACCAGGCCAGTGGCTGGAGGATGCTGTGCCAAGATGAGGGGAGATGGCGGGGATGCCCATGGCATGGGGCGCCCGGCTCGGGGGTTGGAAGCATGCcggtgggaaggagaaggagcccGCGGCTCCGTCGTGGCCCGGGGGAGAGGTGGGCACGGCTGCGGCGGGCTCCCAGACAGGTTCCCACCTTGCTTTGTGCTGGTCTTGGGCTGAGGGGGCTGTCGGTGGATCTGCTTTCCCGGCCTCCCGGCTGGCTCGGCGGAAACCCCTGGGGAAAAGGAGCAGGCAGAGAGTTAGCACTGGCAGGGAGGAAGGAccccctggggagggggctggtaGGGGGACCCCAAGACCTGGGATGATGGGTGGCcatggagcagcagagctgcGGTCCCCCAGGTGGTGCCAGTGGGGGT
It encodes:
- the SEMA3F gene encoding semaphorin-3F isoform X1; translation: MPTMPVVSVLLWATLLTLGWRATHAKDHGFATPRVQLSFKELKATGTAHFFNFLLNSSDYRILLKDEDHDRMYVGSKDYVLSLDLHDINREPLIIHWPASQQRIEECILSGKNSNGECGNFIRLIQPWNRTHLYVCGTGAYNPICAFVNRGRKAQGFPPSQPGGRESRSTDSPLSPRPAQSKDYIFYLEPDKLESGKGKCSYDPKVDTVSALINEELYAGVYIDFMGTDAAIFRTMGKQTAMRTDQYNSRWLNDPAFVRAQLIPDSSERNDDKLYFFFREKSADAPLSPGVYSRIGRICLNDDGGHCCLVNKWSTFLKARLVCSVPGPDGIETHFDELQDVFIQQTQDTKNPVIYAVFSASGSVFKGSAVCVYSMADIRMVFNGPFAHKEGPNYQWMPYTGKMPYPRPGTCPGGTFTPSMKSTKDYPDEVINFMRAHPLMYHAVYPTHRQPLVVRTNVNYRFTTVAVDQVDAADGRYEVLFLGTDRGTVQKVIVLPRDDMETEELMLEEIEVFKVPAPIKTMTISSKRQQLYVSSAVGVTHLALHRCDVYGEACADCCLARDPYCAWDGSACTRYSASSKRRSRRQDVRHGNPIRQCRGYNSNANKNAVEAVQYGVEGSTAFLECQPRSPQASIKWLLQKDNSDRRKELRVEGRVLRTEQGLLLRALQLSDSGLYSCTATENNFKHTVTKVQLRVLSSRAVHAVLVQAETPPGLPGAPTPRYQDLLQLLTQPEMGLLDQYCQGYWRHTAASPPQPLAGLKAKEQQDQKKPRNRRNHQPETYGHT
- the SEMA3F gene encoding semaphorin-3F isoform X2, with the translated sequence MPTMPVVSVLLWATLLTLGWRATHAKDHGFATPRVQLSFKELKATGTAHFFNFLLNSSDYRILLKDEDHDRMYVGSKDYVLSLDLHDINREPLIIHWPASQQRIEECILSGKNSNGECGNFIRLIQPWNRTHLYVCGTGAYNPICAFVNRGRKAQDYIFYLEPDKLESGKGKCSYDPKVDTVSALINEELYAGVYIDFMGTDAAIFRTMGKQTAMRTDQYNSRWLNDPAFVRAQLIPDSSERNDDKLYFFFREKSADAPLSPGVYSRIGRICLNDDGGHCCLVNKWSTFLKARLVCSVPGPDGIETHFDELQDVFIQQTQDTKNPVIYAVFSASGSVFKGSAVCVYSMADIRMVFNGPFAHKEGPNYQWMPYTGKMPYPRPGTCPGGTFTPSMKSTKDYPDEVINFMRAHPLMYHAVYPTHRQPLVVRTNVNYRFTTVAVDQVDAADGRYEVLFLGTDRGTVQKVIVLPRDDMETEELMLEEIEVFKVPAPIKTMTISSKRQQLYVSSAVGVTHLALHRCDVYGEACADCCLARDPYCAWDGSACTRYSASSKRRSRRQDVRHGNPIRQCRGYNSNANKNAVEAVQYGVEGSTAFLECQPRSPQASIKWLLQKDNSDRRKELRVEGRVLRTEQGLLLRALQLSDSGLYSCTATENNFKHTVTKVQLRVLSSRAVHAVLVQAETPPGLPGAPTPRYQDLLQLLTQPEMGLLDQYCQGYWRHTAASPPQPLAGLKAKEQQDQKKPRNRRNHQPETYGHT